A single region of the Anomalospiza imberbis isolate Cuckoo-Finch-1a 21T00152 unplaced genomic scaffold, ASM3175350v1 scaffold_147, whole genome shotgun sequence genome encodes:
- the LOC137466205 gene encoding maestro heat-like repeat-containing protein family member 9, whose amino-acid sequence MVRYIHQWLMANQFAEHRLKRALLDLTKEQPADVVMTLLRVAPSCDRAALTMWKSIMCSPRTAEPAQLILLDVLGSWPEHSTCTSDGDKTGVFVLAATVVMWKILQMPCVPHVVTVYFPRLFVHLLFQVFFSTLDVPAEVDTFWKGCQQQYGLATNPNRFAVRTLKSLLCQMQHEDVVVAIERKCGWDTLLCADTHHYAVGLLAR is encoded by the exons atggtgaggtacatccaccagtggctcatggccaatcagtttgctgagcacaggctgaagagggccctgctggatctcaccaaagagcagcctgctgacgtagtaatgacgctcctgcgtgtggccccatcctgtgacag agctgctttgaccatgtggaagagcatcatgtgctcgcccaggactgcggagccggcgcagctgatactcctcgatgtgctggggagctggccagagcacagcacgtgcacctctgatggggacaaaacgggtgtctttgtcctggct gcaactgtggtgatgtggaagatcctccagatgccctgtgtcccacatgtagtgaccgtgtatttcccccgcctctttgtgcatctgctcttccaagtgttcttcagcacgttggatgtgccagcggaggtcgataccttctggaagggatgccagcagcaatacggccttgccaccaaccccaacag gtttgcagtgcggaccctgaagtccctgctctgccaaatgcagcacgaggatgtggtggtggcaatagaacgcaagtgtggctgggacacgctgctgtgtgctgacacccaccactatgccgtgggtctgctggccaggtga